One Acetobacter oryzoeni genomic window, AACCTTACCCACGGTGGAGCTTTCTGGTAGCTGACGCAGCACATCAGGCCCCCAGCCACGTTTGCGCAGGTTTTTCAGCACCGTTTCATAGCTGGCGCCCATAATGCGGGCTGGCAACATGGTGCGTGGGCGGCAGAGCTTCATGGTGGCAAATGCCGTGGTGAAGTGGTCTTGCGCGCGGGCTGCGATAATTTTGGTAACTTCCTGCAAGCCGGGGGCGGTAAGCGCCTTTACCGGATCATGCGGCACGTTAAACCGGTCCAGCAGATCGGATGGCAGATACAGGCGGCCACGGGCGGCATCTTCTGGCAAATCACGCAGGATATTGGTCAGTTGCAGGGCGCGGCCCAGATGATAGGCAACTTTATTACCTTCATCGGAACATTCACCAAAAATACGCACAGACAAACGGCCAACAGCTGCGGCCACGCGGTCACAGTAAAGGTCCAGCGTTTTTTCATCCGGCGCCACAATTGGGCTAGAGGTATCCATCAGCATACCATCAATGATGGCATCAAAATCCGCCTGTTGCAGGGCAAAGAACGGAATGGCGGCCAGCAGAACGCGTTCTAGCGGTTCATGTGGGGTTTCAAGCCTGTCCTGATACAGGTGGGCAATCTTTTTATGCCACTCTTCCAACGCCTGCGTGCGTTCTGCCAATGGGGCGAGCCCGTCGGCAATATCGTCCACCACACGGCAGAAAGCGTAAATGGCATACATGCCGTAACGGCGCATGGGCGGCAGGATGCGCATGCCAGCGGCAAAGGATGTTCCTGCCTGTTTGACCGTGCTTTCCACCCAGGCAAGATCAGCAGGATCACACCCAAGGGGGGTCGGCTCGTCATGCATCTGGATGTCTGGGGTTGTCACGCGCTTCTCACTTGTTGTTCGATTGTCAAAGTTATTTGGTCAGGCTCTTTTTACAGAAGTTCTGCCATTCGGGAAGGTCATGCCCATGCCCGCAGGGCCGCAATGGCTGCATGCATGCCGTCTGCCCGGCGCAAGGCCACACGTCCTGCCAAGGGGTCTTCACGCCGTAGGCGGCGGGTCAGGCAGTGTGCTAGCTCTACAATAGCGGCGCATTCCATACGGAACCTGCGGTCACGGATATGGGCCGCTAAGGCGGATGCCTGCTGGTTCAGGGCATCCACGCCATCTAGCATGGTGTTGAAAACACGCCTCATGGCAGGGGAGGTGCTGCCCGCCAGCAGATCATCTTGCGATGTGCCACAGCGTTGCATCATGTCTGCCGGAATATAGCAGCGTTTCAGGCGTTTGAGGTCTCCCGCGCAATCCTGAAGGTGGTTCAGAATTTGCAATGATGTGCAAAGTGCATCGGAAGGAACAAAGGCTGCGGAAGATTCTTCATGCAGGCCTATCAGATAACGGCCCACAGGGTTGGCGGAATATCGGCAGTATTGCAGCAGATCATCCCATGTCTGATAGACATGCCCGCGCGAATCGTCACGGAAGGCAATCAGCAGATCGGTTGCTGTTTCAAACGGCACATGTGTTTGCAGCAAAGACCGGCGCAGTGTGGCCGCACTCTGGGCATCGGGCCGGTTGATAGGTTCGCGCTTGCCCAGCAGAACCTCTTCCATGGCATTCAGGCGTGTAATCTTGTCATCGGGGGCAAGAGCTTCGCTGTCTGCAATGTCATCAATAACGCGCGCATAGTCATAATAGGCATGCACATGCGGACGCAGCCTTTTGCTGATGAGCAGGGAGCCGACGGGAAAGTTTTCATCGGAAGCTCCCTTCCCGGATGAAACGTCTGCTGTTCCCCATACGCTGGTTGTGTTGGTCATGCCTGGCTCAATATGATTGCGCGATAAGGGCAGCCCCGTGATTTACATGAGGCTGCCGGGAATGCCTATCCCTTAACTGCGGCCCTGCCCAGAGGGGAACTTCAGATATATTTCAGGCACGCCGGCTTTTTTGTTCCAGCGTACGCCCATCATTGGGGATAGCTTCGGTGTAAGCACGGTCTTTCCAGACCACACCTTTGCCCCGGTGATGGTTAAGGGCAGACCCGATAGTGGCGGCTGTATAAAACAGTGCGATAAACGGCAGCGCCAATGCCCATAAGGGCGAAAGGCGAAAGCGCCGAAGTGTAGGGATAAAGGCGCAAAGAGAAACCACAAGTGTGGCTGCTCCCACCCATTGTGCAGGCCCATGCGCCAGAAGAGCAAGTGCCGCAGGGGCAAGCCACACCACAATCATGGCCAATACTGTCAGCACCAATAGCGTAGGGGAAAAGCGTAACTGCACATAGGCCGTGCGCGCAATCATACGCCAGATATCACCAGCGGTTGGATAGGGGCGCACAGATTTGGCCAGACAGGAATGGCCTAGATATAAATGGCCGCCCGCCTGTTTAACGCAGCTTGCCAATGTGCAGTCATCTATCAGGGCGCCACGCAGGGCTTCAATGCCACCAATCTGGCGGAGCATATCGCGGCGCAGCAAAATGGTGCCTCCGGCTGCACCGGCAGTTTTGTCCTTGGGGTTATTTACCTTGGCAAAGGGGTAAAGCAGGGCAAAAAAGAACACAAAGGCTGGCACCAGAGCGCGCTCGGCAAGACTTTCGCACTGAAGTTCCACCATTTCGGAAACCATGTGCAGGCGGTCTGTTTGTGCCTTGGCTACCAAGGTGGAAACATGTGCAGGCGCATGAAGGATGTCTGCATCTGTAAACAGCATGTAGCCGCTGCCATCTGCGCATTGGCGTTCGGCTTCTGCCACACCTTGGGCAACGGCCCATAGCTTGCCGCTCCACCCGGCAGAAGGATCTGCCCCATCTATAACTGTCAGCCGGTTATGGGGGTCTGGCAATGCACGTGCCAATCCCCCGGTATTATCCGTGCTGCGATCATTTACTAAAATAACGGAAAGACGGCCCACGTAATCCTGCGCCAGCAGGGAGGAAAGGGCTGGTTGAATGGAGTCAGCTTCATCTCGGGCAGGCACAACCACCGTAACATCTGGCGCAATGTCCATATGCGTTCGGCCTGCTTCTGCGGGGCGCAGAATGGGGCCAGCCTGCCAAAACTTTCCATGAAAAAATATCAGCCCGATCCAGATAATGGCGCATAAAATAGCCAGAGCCAGTATCACCGCTGCTCTCCTATTTCAGCATGCCATTATTGCGGAACCAGGTAATGGCATCTTCTACCGCCTTGCGTGCAGGGCGTGGGTTATACCCCAGTTCACGCTTGGCTTTATCAGATGAGAAGAACATTTTTTTGCGGGACATGGCCAGCATCTCACGCGTAACGCGCGGATTGATGCCAAAGGAGCGGGAAAGCCATTCAGACACAATAGCTACAGGCCAGATTACTTCCTGCGGCAGTTTGATTTTTGGCGGCGGCACGTGGGCAATTTCTGAAACCATGGCGAACAGATCACCCAGCAGGTAGTTCTCTCCACCCAGAATGTATTTTTCGCCAATTGTGCCACGTTCCAGCGCCAGTGCATGGCCTTCTGCAACGTCATCTACATGCACAATGTTCACGCCTGTATCTACATAGGCCGGCATGCGGCCAGCGGCGCAATCCAGAATCATCTGCCCGGTGGGGGTGGGTTTGATGTCTCGCGGGCCAACGGGGGTGGAGGGGTTAACGATAACAGCCGGCAGCCCCTGATCGCGCACCAGTTGCAGCACTTCCTGCTCGGCCCGGTATTTGGAGCGCTTGTAAATGCCAATAACGGCATGTTCCTGCACTGGTGTGTTTTCATCGGCAATGGAGCCATCACCAATCAGGCCCAATGCCGCGACAGAAGAGCAATACACAATTTTTTCAACACCAGCCGCTTGTGCGGCAAGCATAAGCTGGCGCGTGCCCTCTACGTTTGCCGTCATCATGGGGGCGGGGTCTGGCACCCACAGGCGGTAATCAGCCGCAACATGAAACACGTAGCGGCAGCCTTCTACCGCACGGGCAAAGGTTTCGGGGCGCGAAAGGTCACCGTCCACCAGATCGGCAGGAATGTCCGCAATATTGCGTCTGTCGCTGCCGTCGCGCACCATTAGCCGCAGGGAATGCCCCCGTTCCAGCAAAGTGCGGGCTACGGCGGAACCAACAAAGCCTGTTGCGCCGGTTACGAGGGTATGGGCAGTCATGAGAATATACGCTCCCCCAGAGGTACGATACGTAAATAAAAGTGGTAAGGACGTTAATCCCGAACGGCAGGTCTGTTTCTTTATCCTGCTGTCCGAGGTGGCGCCAGACCCCGTGGTGGTGTAAGGGGACGGACCAATCACACACACACACTGATGCGCCGGTTGCTTTTTACCACATGGCAAAGGGCCTTGGGTGTGCTGGACAGACAGAGCTGGGGCCTTGAAGAAGCTTACGGTTTTTCTTACTTTTCTCGGGCTTGTGGCCGTTACGGCAGCAATGGCATGGAGCGGTTTCGATTCCGTTTTGCATGCTGTTATGCGTATAGGTCTGGGCGGCTTTCTTGTAATGGTATGCTGCCAGTTGCTGGTAGATGGCGTTCTGGGGCTGGCCTGGCATGCGGCTTTTCCCGAACTGGGCTATTTCCGGCTGCTGTCCGCCCGTATGGTGCGCGATGCGGCGGCTACATGTCTGCCTTTTTCTCAGCTTGGTGGCATTGTTATCGGGATTCGGGCCACGTGTTCATCGCATGGGTTTTATAAAGGCGATAAGCGGGAAGTGGCGTTGCCAGAGGCGGCTTGCGCCAATCTGGTAGATATCACCACGGAAGTGATGGGGCAGGTGGCTTTTGTGCTGCTGGCCGTTGCTTTTCTGGTGGCGCATCAGCGTTCCAGCCCGTTTGTTGTGCCCGTGGTGTGTGGCGCGGTGTTTCTGATTGCGGGTACGGCCGGGTTTATCTGGACCCAGCGGCATGGTGGTAATTTGTTCCGCAAATTTGGTGGCACATTTACCCGCAGCCTTGCTTCCCAATGGCATGAAAACCTCACACAAGGCGCAGATGATCTGCAAGAGCAGATGGAAGCCGCATGGAGCCGCCCGTGGCATATTTGCCGCTCTGCGCTGTACCATTTTGTGGGGTGGCTGGGCAGTGCGGCCATGCTGTGGCTGACGGCGCGTTTTCTGGGGGCGCATCTTTCCTTCCCCAATGCCATTGCTGTGGAAGGTGTTACCTGCGCCATCATGTCTTTGGGCTTTTTAGTGCCCGGTAGCTTGGGGGTGCAGGAAGGGGCCTACATGGCGTTGGGCCATGCTTTTGGCATTGATCCTTCTGTGTCTCTTGGGCTTTCTCTGCTGCGTCGCGGACGTGAAATTATCATCGGCATTCCCGTTCTGCTGGCATGGCAGTTCATGGAAATGCACGGCCTGCGCGGTAA contains:
- the hpnD gene encoding presqualene diphosphate synthase HpnD; this translates as MHDEPTPLGCDPADLAWVESTVKQAGTSFAAGMRILPPMRRYGMYAIYAFCRVVDDIADGLAPLAERTQALEEWHKKIAHLYQDRLETPHEPLERVLLAAIPFFALQQADFDAIIDGMLMDTSSPIVAPDEKTLDLYCDRVAAAVGRLSVRIFGECSDEGNKVAYHLGRALQLTNILRDLPEDAARGRLYLPSDLLDRFNVPHDPVKALTAPGLQEVTKIIAARAQDHFTTAFATMKLCRPRTMLPARIMGASYETVLKNLRKRGWGPDVLRQLPESSTVGKVYALACSYLP
- the hpnC gene encoding squalene synthase HpnC, which gives rise to MTNTTSVWGTADVSSGKGASDENFPVGSLLISKRLRPHVHAYYDYARVIDDIADSEALAPDDKITRLNAMEEVLLGKREPINRPDAQSAATLRRSLLQTHVPFETATDLLIAFRDDSRGHVYQTWDDLLQYCRYSANPVGRYLIGLHEESSAAFVPSDALCTSLQILNHLQDCAGDLKRLKRCYIPADMMQRCGTSQDDLLAGSTSPAMRRVFNTMLDGVDALNQQASALAAHIRDRRFRMECAAIVELAHCLTRRLRREDPLAGRVALRRADGMHAAIAALRAWA
- a CDS encoding glycosyltransferase, producing the protein MILALAILCAIIWIGLIFFHGKFWQAGPILRPAEAGRTHMDIAPDVTVVVPARDEADSIQPALSSLLAQDYVGRLSVILVNDRSTDNTGGLARALPDPHNRLTVIDGADPSAGWSGKLWAVAQGVAEAERQCADGSGYMLFTDADILHAPAHVSTLVAKAQTDRLHMVSEMVELQCESLAERALVPAFVFFFALLYPFAKVNNPKDKTAGAAGGTILLRRDMLRQIGGIEALRGALIDDCTLASCVKQAGGHLYLGHSCLAKSVRPYPTAGDIWRMIARTAYVQLRFSPTLLVLTVLAMIVVWLAPAALALLAHGPAQWVGAATLVVSLCAFIPTLRRFRLSPLWALALPFIALFYTAATIGSALNHHRGKGVVWKDRAYTEAIPNDGRTLEQKSRRA
- the hpnA gene encoding hopanoid-associated sugar epimerase, giving the protein MTAHTLVTGATGFVGSAVARTLLERGHSLRLMVRDGSDRRNIADIPADLVDGDLSRPETFARAVEGCRYVFHVAADYRLWVPDPAPMMTANVEGTRQLMLAAQAAGVEKIVYCSSVAALGLIGDGSIADENTPVQEHAVIGIYKRSKYRAEQEVLQLVRDQGLPAVIVNPSTPVGPRDIKPTPTGQMILDCAAGRMPAYVDTGVNIVHVDDVAEGHALALERGTIGEKYILGGENYLLGDLFAMVSEIAHVPPPKIKLPQEVIWPVAIVSEWLSRSFGINPRVTREMLAMSRKKMFFSSDKAKRELGYNPRPARKAVEDAITWFRNNGMLK
- a CDS encoding lysylphosphatidylglycerol synthase domain-containing protein; the encoded protein is MCWTDRAGALKKLTVFLTFLGLVAVTAAMAWSGFDSVLHAVMRIGLGGFLVMVCCQLLVDGVLGLAWHAAFPELGYFRLLSARMVRDAAATCLPFSQLGGIVIGIRATCSSHGFYKGDKREVALPEAACANLVDITTEVMGQVAFVLLAVAFLVAHQRSSPFVVPVVCGAVFLIAGTAGFIWTQRHGGNLFRKFGGTFTRSLASQWHENLTQGADDLQEQMEAAWSRPWHICRSALYHFVGWLGSAAMLWLTARFLGAHLSFPNAIAVEGVTCAIMSLGFLVPGSLGVQEGAYMALGHAFGIDPSVSLGLSLLRRGREIIIGIPVLLAWQFMEMHGLRGNDKNDEDKAAYPPSSSVVKDTHLG